Proteins encoded in a region of the Patagioenas fasciata isolate bPatFas1 chromosome 21, bPatFas1.hap1, whole genome shotgun sequence genome:
- the LOC136110766 gene encoding olfactory receptor 14A16-like, with protein MSNSSSITQFLLLAFTDTRELQLLHFWLFLGIYLGALLGNGLIITTIACDQHLHTPMYFFLLNLSLLDLGFITTTVPKSMANSLWNTRAISYAGCATQLLLFVFLASAEYCLLIIMAYDRYTAICKPLHYGTLLGSRACVHMAAAAWATGFLYSLLHTANTFSLPLCKGNAVDQFFCEIPQILKLSCSNTYLREVWLLVISFSVVFVCFVFIFFSYVQIFRAVLRIPSEQGRHKAFSTCLPHLAVVSLFVSTVIFAHLKPPSISSPSLDLVVSVLYSVLPPAVNPLIYSMRNQELKDSVWQLITGCFLKQ; from the coding sequence atgtccaacagcagctccatcacccagtttctcctcctggcattcacagacacacgggagctgcagctcttgcacttctggctcttcctgggcatctacctgggtGCCCTcttgggcaacggcctcatcatcaccaccatagcctgtgaccagcacctccacacccccatgtacttcttcctcctcaacctctccctccttgacctgggattcatcaccaccactgtccccaaatccatggccaactccctctggaacaccagggccatctcatatgCAGGATGTGCTACACAACttcttctgtttgtctttttagcttcagcagagtattGTCTCCTCATCATCATGGCCTACGACCGCTAcactgccatctgcaaacccctgcactacgggaccctcctgggcagcagagcttgtgtccacatggcagcagctgcctgggccacaggttttctctattccctgctgcacacggccaatacattttcactgccactctgcaagggcaatgctgtggaccagttcttctgtgaaatcccccagatcctcaagctctcctgctcaaacacctacctcagggaagtctggcttCTTGTGATTTCTTTCTCAGTAGTATTcgtctgttttgttttcatttttttctcctatgtACAGATCTTCAGGgcagtgctgaggatcccctctgagcagggacggcacaaagccttttccacctgtctccctcacctggccgtggtctccctgtttgtcagcactgtcatatttgcccacctgaagcctccatccatctcctccccatcactggatctggtggtgtcagttctgtactcggtgttgcctccagcagtgaaccccctcatctacagcatgaggaaccaggagctcaaggattcAGTGTGGCAATTGATTACTGgctgttttctgaagcaataa